From the genome of Shewanella sp. Choline-02u-19, one region includes:
- the nadC gene encoding carboxylating nicotinate-nucleotide diphosphorylase: MLENDIRLSVKAALDEDLGHQDDHSNLSLSQRFDADITAQLIPADKIAQATLITREEGVFCGKAWAEQVFNQLGGNVALHWHVDDGDLVVPNQLLCELEGPARAILTGERTAMNFIQTLSGVATLTKHYVDRLSGTHTHLLDTRKTIPGLRTAQKYAVTCGGGKNHRIGLFDAFLIKENHIMACGSIALAIAAARALHANKPVEVEVESINELTQALDAESDIVMLDNFDVTMMLEAVELNNDYKAKGMGVKLEVSGDVTLNTISDFAKTGVDYISVGALTKHVRALDLSLRLK, encoded by the coding sequence ATGCTTGAAAATGACATCCGACTCTCAGTCAAAGCCGCACTAGACGAAGATTTAGGCCATCAAGATGACCACTCCAATCTATCTTTATCACAACGTTTCGATGCCGATATTACCGCGCAACTCATCCCAGCAGACAAAATAGCCCAAGCCACGCTAATAACGCGTGAAGAGGGTGTTTTTTGTGGTAAAGCATGGGCCGAGCAAGTATTTAATCAACTCGGTGGTAATGTCGCCCTGCACTGGCATGTGGACGATGGCGATTTAGTGGTGCCAAACCAACTATTATGTGAGCTAGAAGGGCCAGCACGCGCTATTTTGACCGGTGAGCGCACCGCGATGAACTTTATTCAAACGCTTTCTGGTGTTGCCACATTAACCAAGCATTATGTCGATCGTCTATCGGGGACGCATACGCACCTGTTAGATACACGCAAAACGATTCCAGGGCTCAGAACCGCGCAAAAATATGCAGTTACTTGTGGTGGCGGTAAAAACCATCGTATTGGGCTATTTGATGCGTTCTTAATTAAGGAAAACCACATCATGGCCTGTGGCAGTATTGCCTTAGCGATTGCTGCTGCTCGAGCGTTACATGCTAATAAGCCGGTCGAAGTGGAAGTTGAGAGTATCAATGAGCTAACTCAAGCATTAGACGCAGAGTCAGATATCGTCATGCTCGATAATTTTGATGTCACCATGATGTTAGAAGCGGTAGAGCTCAACAATGATTACAAAGCCAAAGGCATGGGCGTAAAGCTTGAAGTCTCTGGCGATGTGACACTCAATACCATTAGCGACTTTGCCAAAACCGGGGTCGACTATATTTCCGTCGGGGCCCTCACCAAACACGTGCGCGCGTTGGATCTATCTTTAAGACTTAAATAG
- the coaE gene encoding dephospho-CoA kinase (Dephospho-CoA kinase (CoaE) performs the final step in coenzyme A biosynthesis.) yields the protein MADYIVGLTGGIGSGKTTVANLFADLGVTLVDADIVAREVVSIGSEGLNAIVSHFGDSILLSDGNLDRSKLRERIFNHDDERLWLNGLLHPLIRKTMLEKCKEAQSNYVIMVVPLLFENGLDRLVHRTLLVDISPELQQQRTIARDAVSAKQVKNIIGSQATRAEKLSQADDVIDNHGEVSALKCKVNALNTLYLKLSSSA from the coding sequence ATGGCTGATTATATCGTAGGGCTAACGGGAGGGATCGGCAGCGGTAAAACCACGGTGGCGAACCTGTTTGCGGACCTTGGTGTCACCTTAGTGGATGCCGATATTGTAGCGCGAGAAGTGGTCAGTATCGGCTCTGAAGGACTCAATGCAATTGTGAGCCATTTTGGCGACAGTATCTTGCTCAGCGATGGTAATTTAGACCGCTCCAAGCTAAGAGAGCGTATCTTTAATCACGATGATGAGCGCTTATGGTTGAATGGCTTATTGCACCCGTTGATCCGAAAAACCATGCTGGAAAAATGTAAAGAAGCACAATCAAATTATGTAATTATGGTTGTTCCCTTGCTATTTGAGAACGGGTTAGATAGGTTAGTGCATCGTACACTTTTGGTGGATATTTCACCGGAGCTACAACAGCAGAGAACCATTGCGCGAGATGCGGTGTCTGCTAAACAAGTAAAAAATATAATAGGCAGTCAGGCCACTAGAGCCGAGAAACTGTCACAAGCTGATGATGTCATAGACAATCATGGAGAGGTATCAGCGTTAAAGTGCAAGGTAAATGCACTAAACACACTTTATTTAAAATTATCAAGTAGTGCTTAA
- the pilB gene encoding type IV-A pilus assembly ATPase PilB, translated as MPTTGLHLGLSTLFIRKQLLSEEQIATAITISRKNNVSLVSTIIKQKLVSAKTIAELCYEEYGTPLLDLDEFDIAAIPDEFLNKKLIEKHKCLPLFKRGNRLYIATSDPTNIAALEDFQFSAGLHAEAILVEDDKLMKALEKLLEEDITALDLSAIDEEALAGIEVTDTDKRDEEQAGNGKDDAPIVIYINKILTDAIRKGASDLHFEPYEKRYRIRFRIDGILKEVSEPPVNLSGRISARLKVMSKLDIAERRVPQDGRIKMKMSRTKSIDFRVSTLPTIWGEKIVMRILDSSSAQLGIEKLGYEDDQRLMYEQMLSKPQGMILVTGPTGSGKTVSLYTGLNILNTEERNISTVEDPVEINLEGVNQVHINLKAGLTFASALRSFLRQDPDVVMVGEIRDLETAEIAIKAAQTGHLVLSTLHTNSAAETLTRLINMGVAGYNIASSVNLIIAQRLSRRLCPACKAPEIIPEDELLKLGFSQQQLAEGITPHKPVGCEHCSGGYKGRVGIYEVMKMSDEIARTIMEGGNSLQILKQAKSQGMRDLRDSGLLKVIQGVTSIAEINRVTSF; from the coding sequence ATGCCAACTACGGGTCTTCATCTAGGTTTATCAACTCTTTTCATTCGCAAGCAGTTACTTAGCGAAGAACAAATTGCAACAGCAATTACTATTTCACGAAAAAATAATGTCTCTCTTGTTAGTACCATCATCAAACAAAAACTAGTATCAGCGAAAACCATCGCCGAGCTTTGCTACGAAGAGTATGGCACTCCGCTACTGGATTTAGACGAATTCGACATTGCCGCCATCCCCGATGAATTTCTTAATAAAAAGCTGATAGAGAAGCATAAGTGCCTGCCACTGTTTAAACGCGGTAACCGTCTCTATATTGCTACCTCAGATCCAACCAACATTGCCGCTCTTGAAGATTTTCAGTTCAGTGCAGGTCTGCACGCCGAAGCGATTTTAGTTGAAGATGACAAGCTGATGAAGGCGCTTGAAAAGCTGCTCGAAGAAGATATCACTGCGCTAGATTTAAGTGCTATTGATGAGGAAGCGCTTGCTGGCATCGAAGTTACCGACACAGATAAGCGCGATGAAGAGCAGGCGGGGAACGGTAAAGATGATGCACCAATTGTTATCTATATCAATAAAATTCTCACTGATGCGATTCGTAAAGGTGCCTCGGACTTGCATTTTGAGCCGTACGAGAAGCGTTACCGTATCCGATTTCGTATTGATGGCATTTTGAAAGAGGTCTCTGAGCCGCCCGTCAACCTGTCCGGCCGTATATCTGCGCGCTTAAAGGTGATGTCAAAGCTTGATATTGCCGAGAGAAGAGTGCCGCAAGATGGCCGCATCAAAATGAAGATGTCGCGCACTAAGTCTATCGATTTTCGTGTCAGCACCTTGCCCACTATTTGGGGCGAAAAGATCGTAATGCGCATCTTGGACTCATCTTCGGCGCAACTGGGCATTGAAAAACTCGGTTACGAAGATGATCAAAGACTGATGTACGAACAGATGCTATCAAAGCCGCAAGGGATGATACTGGTCACCGGCCCGACGGGTTCGGGTAAAACCGTCTCCCTGTATACTGGGCTCAATATTCTTAACACCGAAGAGCGTAATATTTCTACCGTCGAAGATCCAGTAGAGATAAACCTTGAAGGCGTTAACCAAGTTCATATTAATTTAAAGGCGGGGCTCACTTTTGCCTCAGCGCTGCGCTCATTTTTGCGTCAAGATCCCGATGTGGTAATGGTCGGAGAAATTCGCGATCTAGAAACTGCCGAAATAGCGATTAAAGCGGCACAAACCGGTCACCTGGTATTATCGACCTTGCACACAAATTCCGCGGCAGAGACCCTCACCCGTCTAATCAATATGGGTGTGGCAGGTTATAACATTGCCAGCTCGGTTAATTTAATTATTGCCCAGCGTCTGTCTAGACGCTTATGCCCAGCCTGTAAAGCACCGGAGATAATCCCTGAGGATGAGCTGCTTAAGCTTGGCTTTAGCCAGCAACAGCTAGCTGAGGGTATTACCCCGCACAAACCTGTCGGCTGCGAGCACTGCTCTGGCGGCTATAAGGGCCGCGTCGGTATTTATGAAGTGATGAAGATGTCCGATGAAATTGCCCGCACCATCATGGAAGGGGGTAATTCACTGCAAATTTTAAAACAAGCTAAATCACAAGGGATGCGCGATTTGCGCGATTCAGGGCTGTTAAAGGTGATTCAAGGCGTAACCAGTATTGCCGAGATCAACCGCGTCACCAGCTTCTAA
- a CDS encoding prepilin peptidase, producing MTELITVFNQHPWLFVALSFVFAAVIGSFLNVVIHRLPVMMKRDWQQECNHYLAEYKKSVFEQNEKALNAPIDAFPEKYNLVVPGSACPKCKTNIKPVHNLPILGWLSLRGKCAACSNPISARYPIVELLTGGLVAFLAWHFGPTPEFVFTSILTFALVVLTGIDLDEMLLPDQITLPLLWLGLILNLSGTFVPMSDAIIGAAAGYLSLWSVFWGFKLLTGKDGMGYGDFKLLAVFGAWFGWQVLPLVILLSSLVGAIVGITMIAFKKLNQGTPIPFGPYIAVAGWIAMIWGESITQWYISTL from the coding sequence ATGACTGAATTAATAACTGTTTTTAACCAGCACCCTTGGTTATTTGTTGCACTTAGCTTTGTATTCGCCGCCGTCATCGGCAGTTTTTTGAATGTGGTGATTCATCGTTTGCCGGTGATGATGAAACGAGATTGGCAACAGGAGTGTAATCATTACCTAGCCGAATATAAGAAGTCAGTATTTGAACAGAACGAAAAAGCCCTCAACGCGCCTATTGATGCTTTTCCTGAGAAGTACAACTTGGTGGTGCCGGGCTCTGCTTGCCCAAAGTGTAAAACCAATATTAAGCCAGTGCATAACCTGCCCATACTCGGCTGGCTGTCATTAAGAGGCAAATGTGCGGCTTGCAGTAATCCCATATCGGCGCGCTACCCGATTGTTGAACTGCTCACTGGCGGTTTAGTCGCCTTTCTTGCTTGGCATTTCGGCCCAACACCTGAATTTGTATTTACCAGCATACTGACTTTTGCGCTTGTGGTTCTCACCGGTATCGACCTTGATGAAATGCTGCTGCCAGATCAAATCACGCTGCCACTATTATGGCTAGGCCTGATCTTAAACTTGAGCGGAACGTTTGTGCCAATGTCAGATGCCATTATTGGTGCCGCCGCAGGGTATTTGAGCCTCTGGAGTGTGTTCTGGGGCTTTAAGTTGCTCACTGGTAAGGATGGTATGGGTTACGGCGACTTTAAACTGTTAGCCGTGTTTGGCGCATGGTTTGGATGGCAAGTATTACCATTGGTGATATTGCTTTCGTCATTAGTCGGCGCCATTGTTGGCATTACCATGATTGCGTTTAAAAAGCTTAACCAAGGCACCCCAATCCCCTTCGGGCCTTACATTGCTGTCGCGGGCTGGATTGCAATGATATGGGGAGAGTCAATTACCCAATGGTACATATCGACGTTATAA
- the pdhR gene encoding pyruvate dehydrogenase complex transcriptional repressor PdhR, with amino-acid sequence MAYSKINQPKISDVIMGQLEQMILEGSIQPGQKLPPERELALQFEVSRPSLREAIQKLEAKGLLMRRQGGGTYVKEQLWQSLADPIVELMHSDSESQYDLLEFRHATEGMMAYFAALRGNDADMQNIQRCILEVETAEEIEAQADSIVRFYRAVAEASHNVAMLHLVLSLSPVLHKNVAQNLELLSRREEASTMANEHRRALLAAIVRRDPEAAREASNEHLSYIEEVMLSVREEDSRLQRSLRRLKSGA; translated from the coding sequence ATGGCTTATAGCAAAATAAACCAGCCAAAAATATCTGACGTCATCATGGGTCAGTTGGAACAGATGATCCTGGAAGGCAGTATTCAGCCAGGGCAGAAGCTTCCACCTGAACGTGAATTGGCGCTGCAGTTTGAGGTTTCACGCCCCTCTTTGCGTGAAGCGATTCAAAAGCTAGAAGCAAAAGGCTTGTTGATGCGTCGCCAAGGTGGCGGTACCTATGTAAAAGAACAGTTATGGCAAAGTCTTGCCGATCCCATCGTTGAGTTAATGCATTCTGATTCAGAAAGTCAGTACGACTTACTGGAGTTTCGTCATGCCACTGAAGGCATGATGGCTTATTTTGCTGCACTTCGTGGTAACGACGCTGATATGCAAAATATCCAGCGTTGCATATTAGAAGTGGAAACAGCAGAAGAGATAGAAGCGCAAGCCGATTCAATTGTACGTTTTTATCGTGCAGTCGCCGAAGCATCTCATAACGTGGCGATGCTACACCTTGTCTTAAGTTTATCTCCTGTGCTGCATAAAAACGTGGCACAGAACTTAGAGCTTTTAAGCCGACGCGAAGAAGCCTCTACTATGGCGAACGAGCACAGACGAGCTTTGCTCGCTGCTATCGTGCGTCGTGATCCTGAAGCAGCCCGAGAAGCTTCCAATGAACACTTAAGTTACATTGAAGAAGTGATGTTGTCTGTAAGAGAAGAAGATAGCCGGTTGCAGCGTAGTCTGCGCCGCTTAAAAAGTGGTGCTTAG
- the ampE gene encoding beta-lactamase regulator AmpE has translation MALFSLLIAIFVERMRLLPDALQFDVILSKYHQTLFGDKQVRSTFMMALALLLPALSINIISWFISGMFWGAISLVLWVAIAVLCFSHNQQRQAFKRYIQAACRGDSQACFNYAAELDSSTCLESVSEQDLGERVGQSVAWINYRYYGAIALYLILLGPVGSVLYCTVRFYSEENRNRDLELPLVDTLLFILDWLPSRIFAFGYVLSGHFRLAISSWISLAFNPKTAARDIITKVATKAETLPESSSAPVCVQSTIALLQLSKRNFILLITVLSLMTIFGVVS, from the coding sequence ATGGCTTTATTTTCATTATTAATCGCAATTTTTGTTGAACGCATGCGCTTGTTACCAGACGCTTTGCAGTTTGATGTGATCTTGTCTAAATACCATCAAACCCTGTTTGGTGATAAACAAGTTCGCTCAACCTTTATGATGGCACTGGCGCTGCTGTTACCAGCTTTATCAATTAACATCATCTCTTGGTTTATATCCGGAATGTTCTGGGGCGCAATTAGCTTAGTGCTGTGGGTGGCAATTGCAGTGTTATGCTTTAGTCATAACCAGCAAAGACAAGCGTTTAAACGCTATATTCAAGCGGCTTGTCGTGGTGATTCGCAGGCCTGTTTTAACTATGCTGCAGAGCTGGATTCGAGTACGTGTCTCGAGTCCGTCAGTGAGCAAGATCTTGGTGAACGTGTCGGCCAGAGCGTGGCTTGGATAAACTACCGTTATTACGGTGCCATTGCTTTGTATCTTATTCTGCTCGGCCCGGTGGGTTCAGTACTGTATTGTACTGTGCGCTTTTACAGTGAAGAGAATCGTAATCGCGATCTTGAATTACCCTTGGTTGATACGCTGTTATTTATTCTAGATTGGCTTCCAAGTCGCATCTTTGCATTTGGTTATGTACTCAGTGGTCACTTTAGACTGGCTATTTCATCTTGGATTAGCCTGGCCTTTAACCCTAAAACGGCTGCCAGAGACATTATTACTAAAGTGGCTACCAAAGCGGAAACGCTGCCAGAATCCTCTTCTGCTCCCGTTTGCGTGCAATCGACCATTGCACTTTTACAGCTCAGTAAGCGTAATTTCATACTGCTTATTACCGTATTATCGCTGATGACTATTTTTGGTGTCGTGAGTTAA
- a CDS encoding pilin translates to MNKSQMTNAKGFTLIELMIVVAIIGILAAIALPAYQDYIAKANATNAVASLSGSKVKVAERWSVERVLDCSVRAAVPATGVSALVAIPYCTGTAGALTHTVSGITATLTPTVATAGAIGEMTWACTLTGTGAVAIKNCTI, encoded by the coding sequence ATGAACAAATCACAAATGACCAACGCTAAAGGTTTTACCCTAATTGAATTGATGATCGTTGTGGCGATTATCGGTATTTTGGCAGCGATTGCTTTGCCTGCGTATCAAGATTATATAGCAAAAGCGAACGCTACTAATGCAGTTGCCTCACTGAGCGGTTCAAAAGTTAAAGTAGCGGAAAGATGGTCCGTTGAGAGAGTACTTGATTGCAGTGTAAGAGCGGCTGTTCCAGCCACTGGTGTATCAGCTTTAGTTGCTATCCCGTATTGTACGGGTACAGCAGGTGCGCTTACACATACTGTTAGTGGAATTACTGCGACTCTAACACCTACTGTAGCAACAGCTGGAGCGATTGGTGAAATGACTTGGGCATGTACATTGACAGGAACTGGCGCTGTAGCAATTAAGAACTGTACAATCTAG
- the ampD gene encoding 1,6-anhydro-N-acetylmuramyl-L-alanine amidase AmpD, producing MRYSLIDGWFTQARLCLSPHFNARPLNEVSLLVVHNISLPAGHFGLPYIDQLFQGCLDVSAQSGFNDLNGLQVSAHFLIRRDGELVQYVSCDDRAWHAGVSQYDGRTGCNDFAIGIELEGTDDIDYTDKQYVCLAQLAHSLIEYYPNLTPDSIVGHCDIAPGRKTDPGDSFDWQRFKGLL from the coding sequence TTGCGTTATTCTCTTATTGATGGTTGGTTTACGCAGGCGCGCTTGTGTTTATCGCCACATTTTAACGCGCGGCCGCTAAATGAGGTCAGCTTATTAGTGGTGCATAATATAAGCTTACCAGCAGGTCATTTTGGTTTGCCTTATATCGACCAGCTTTTTCAAGGCTGTTTAGATGTGAGTGCACAGAGTGGTTTTAATGATTTGAACGGGCTACAAGTGTCGGCGCACTTTTTGATCCGGCGTGACGGCGAGCTAGTGCAATATGTGTCCTGTGATGACAGAGCTTGGCATGCTGGTGTGTCTCAATATGACGGGCGGACGGGCTGCAATGATTTTGCCATCGGCATTGAGCTTGAAGGCACAGACGATATCGATTATACCGATAAGCAATATGTGTGTTTGGCACAGCTAGCTCACAGCCTTATTGAGTATTATCCTAATTTAACGCCTGACAGCATTGTCGGGCATTGCGATATTGCCCCCGGGCGGAAAACAGACCCCGGTGACAGTTTTGATTGGCAGCGTTTTAAAGGGTTGCTTTAG
- a CDS encoding type II secretion system F family protein has product MAIASKQSKQIRDRKKKQKSQPKVVTYTWAGVSRDGRRTSGELRGVSSAEIRAQLKAQGVIPKAVRKKSAPLFTSEKKIKPMDIAMVTRQIATMLAAGVPIVTTLELLGKGHEKPKMRELLTTIINDVQSGIPLSDSLRPHRLYFDDLYVDLVAAGEHSGALDAVFDRIATYREKSEALKSKIKKAMFYPAAVVTVAILVTALLLLFVVPQFESIFLGFGAELPAFTQIVVNLSRGLQASWYLFVIAIVAALWSFRRAHRNSQLFRDKIDAFVLKIPIVGEILHKGAMAKFARTLATTFAAGVPLIEGLESAAGASGNAVYKKAVLNIRTEVMSGMQMNVAMRTTGLFPDMMIQMVMIGEESGSLDNMLNKVANIYEMQVDDAVDGLSSLIEPIMMVVIGTVVGGLIVAMYLPIFQLGDVVSG; this is encoded by the coding sequence ATGGCTATTGCAAGCAAACAATCTAAGCAAATTAGAGATAGAAAGAAAAAGCAAAAGAGTCAACCCAAGGTAGTCACCTACACGTGGGCTGGTGTCAGCCGCGATGGCCGCCGCACCAGTGGTGAGCTTCGCGGCGTTTCTAGCGCAGAGATTCGCGCCCAACTAAAAGCTCAAGGCGTTATCCCCAAAGCCGTACGTAAAAAATCGGCGCCATTGTTTACATCAGAAAAAAAAATCAAGCCCATGGATATTGCCATGGTGACTCGCCAAATAGCCACCATGCTGGCAGCTGGTGTGCCGATTGTAACCACCTTGGAACTGCTCGGCAAAGGTCATGAAAAGCCCAAAATGCGTGAATTGCTGACTACCATCATCAATGATGTACAATCGGGTATTCCGCTGTCAGATTCATTGCGACCGCACAGACTTTATTTTGATGATTTGTATGTCGATTTAGTCGCCGCGGGTGAGCATTCCGGTGCGCTCGATGCCGTATTTGATCGCATCGCCACTTATCGTGAAAAGTCTGAAGCACTAAAGTCAAAAATTAAAAAGGCCATGTTTTACCCTGCTGCTGTGGTTACTGTTGCCATACTGGTAACGGCTCTCTTATTGTTATTTGTGGTACCACAGTTTGAATCGATATTTCTGGGTTTTGGCGCGGAGCTACCCGCATTTACTCAAATTGTTGTCAACCTGTCACGCGGACTGCAAGCTTCTTGGTATCTGTTTGTGATTGCTATTGTGGCTGCTTTATGGAGTTTTAGGCGAGCTCATCGAAACTCACAACTGTTTCGTGATAAAATCGACGCGTTCGTTTTAAAAATCCCCATCGTCGGTGAGATATTACATAAAGGTGCCATGGCGAAATTTGCTCGTACTTTAGCGACAACGTTTGCCGCTGGTGTGCCGTTAATCGAGGGTTTAGAGTCCGCTGCAGGCGCTTCTGGTAACGCAGTGTATAAAAAAGCGGTACTCAATATTCGCACCGAAGTGATGTCGGGGATGCAGATGAACGTGGCGATGCGCACTACAGGGCTATTTCCGGACATGATGATCCAGATGGTGATGATTGGTGAAGAATCTGGTTCCTTAGATAATATGCTCAATAAAGTCGCCAATATATATGAGATGCAGGTCGATGATGCCGTTGATGGCTTATCAAGCTTGATAGAACCGATTATGATGGTAGTGATTGGTACCGTGGTTGGTGGACTGATTGTTGCCATGTATTTACCTATCTTCCAGCTAGGTGATGTGGTTAGTGGTTAG